The sequence CTTAAAGCTATCGCCGCGATAATCAGAGTGGACGATGATCTCTTCCCGTTGATAGTGGTGACCGAGAATGACGAGATCGCTGCCCAACTTCATTTTCGCATCAGCGATACGTTGCTGCGCTTCTTCCTCGGCCATCTGAGAATAAACAGGAGGCAAAGGTGCTTGAAACATCCGGAATAGCCCTTTCTACCTTTAGACGAACAGTTCCGAACAATTCGAAACGGTGATGTTGTCCGTCCCACAATCTGAGGTTGTTAAATCTATATAAGATTATACCCAGGAATAGAGTTTAAGAGGTCATTGGGGTGAATTACTAGTATTGTATCTTGGAAAGGATAAAGCGCAACTCAGTGATAAGAATTGGAAGGTCGACAGTAACAGTATCCCAGACACGGTCGAGATCGACATTAAAGTAGCCATGGATTAGTCTGTTACGCATTCCTACGATACTTTCCCATGGTAATGCAGGACAGTGCTCACGAGTTTCAGTACTTACTTTGCCGGCAGCTTCACCAATTATTTCAATATCACGGGTAATGGCCCGGCTAAGCATTGCGTTCTTTTCCAGATCAGCTCTAGCGTAGCCTTCGATAAACTCCATAGTTTCAACAGCGGCGTCCAGCATATGGCGTAAACGAATAATGTCATCTTCAGGCAGCATACTGAACCTCGGCAGTGGCTAATACTTTATCTCGGAAGTATTGAGAGAGTTCATTTGGGGTTCGTAAGTCAACCTTATGGCCGATGATGCGAGAAAGCTCGATCTCAAGGCTGGCCATCCCGATAAATCCAATACGAAAATCAGGTTCGAACTCAACCAGAACATCAACATCACTATCAGGTCTAAAATCATCCCGCAAGACAGAACCAAAAAGCGACAGCTTTTTTATATGGTTGC is a genomic window of bacterium containing:
- a CDS encoding HepT-like ribonuclease domain-containing protein: MLPEDDIIRLRHMLDAAVETMEFIEGYARADLEKNAMLSRAITRDIEIIGEAAGKVSTETREHCPALPWESIVGMRNRLIHGYFNVDLDRVWDTVTVDLPILITELRFILSKIQY
- a CDS encoding nucleotidyltransferase family protein — protein: MRANVRIDHKIIAEFCVSNHIKKLSLFGSVLRDDFRPDSDVDVLVEFEPDFRIGFIGMASLEIELSRIIGHKVDLRTPNELSQYFRDKVLATAEVQYAA